One Podarcis muralis chromosome 1, rPodMur119.hap1.1, whole genome shotgun sequence genomic window carries:
- the METTL5 gene encoding LOW QUALITY PROTEIN: rRNA N(6)-adenosine-methyltransferase METTL5 (The sequence of the model RefSeq protein was modified relative to this genomic sequence to represent the inferred CDS: deleted 2 bases in 2 codons), which produces MKKLKLKELESNLQQVDDFENPKLLLEQYPTRPHIAACMLYTIHNTFGDIENKTVADLGCGCGVLSVGSAMLGAGLCIGFDIDADALEVFSKNAEEFELRTLIWSSAMCVLCPTECQKPLIQHYESSLWNEAQ; this is translated from the exons ATGAAGAAGTTAAAACTTAAAGAACTAGAGAGCAATCTTCAACAAGTTGATGATTTTGAGAATCCAAAACTTCTGCTTGAGCAATATCCAACAAGACCACATATTGCAG CATGTATGCTTTATACAATTCACAATACTTTCGGTGATATTGAGAACAAGACTGTGGCAGATCTTGGGTGCGGTTGCGGTGTGTTGAGCGTTGGAAGTGCCATGTTGGGAGCAGG GTTATGTATAGGATTTGACATAGATGCTGATGCCTTGGAAGTATTTAGCAAGAACGCTGAAGAATTTGAGCTG CGAACGTTGATTTGGTCCAGTGCAATGTGTGTTCTTTGTCCGACAGAATGCCAAAAACCTTTGATACAG CATTATGAATCCTCCCTTTGGAACGAAGCACAATAA